From Populus trichocarpa isolate Nisqually-1 chromosome 19, P.trichocarpa_v4.1, whole genome shotgun sequence, a single genomic window includes:
- the LOC18108587 gene encoding eukaryotic translation initiation factor 5B has product MAGKKASGRDDENAAVGGGGKSRKKGLVIGNDDQYSIGTELSEKKGNYEGEEGEDEQVPEVVLVSGKKKLKGRKSGAGGNTGFNWSNFGLLGGGDEDDNDGDDEEISKLTGEKDSDQEEEDEPVVSFKGKKKGKGNKKSGGGGGSVFSASGFDATDDGENDGEVMDKDGDDDDDVPVIEFTGQKKKSSKGGKKVAGRFSSKSNKKSGNNKFSAALLDEKSEDQVEETLKHEKKKKNKSARDAQEEDDLNKILAELGDAPPTSKSLAPPPQEEKPNLQPEPVSVPDSVAEKEGEDEKEESAGAKKRKKKKKEKEKEKKAAAKEERLEEEKAETSEPKKTDAKGKGSEKKLPKHVREMQEALARRKEMEERKAREEEDKRRKEEEERLRQEELERQAEEARRRKKEREKERLLKKKQEGKLLTGKQKEEQRRLESMRYQILANATITVPNAERDGGPTRRPRYQTRRSRPVHDQANGIRIEEPVEAKEKEQEEEEVVHEVESLELENFEPVEEEKTEVANVLVEDGMEEDDDDEEWDAKSWDDVNLNVKGAYDDDEDSEPEPVLKKETKAPLAAAQPAIAVRKPVTSQPMDSHDVEDKKSQAGVEVSDKNRKKDAAAKSKGAVSDAIPHKGEETLRSPICCVMGHVDTGKTKLLDYIRGTHVQEGEARGITQQIGATFFPVENIRDRTKELKADARLNVPGLLVIDTPGHEAFTNLRSHGSGLCDIAILVVNIMHGLEPQTIESLNLLRKRNTEFIVALNKIDRLYGWKTQPNAPIRKALKQQSKDVQNEFDRRLIEVITQLKEQGLNTELYYKNKDMGETFNIVPTSAISGEGIPDLLLLLIQWSQKTMVEKLTFRNEVQCTVLEVKVTKGHGTTIDVVLVNGVLHEGDQIVFCSLQGPIVTTIRALLTPHPMQELRVKGTYLHHKEIKAAQGIKITGQGLEHAIAGTSLYVVRRDDDLEEVKESAMQDMKSVTSRIDRSGEGVCVQASSLGSLEALLDFLKSLEPSIPVSGIGIGPVHKKDVIKASVMLEKKKEYANILAFGVEVTPEARELADKLGVKIFKEDTIYCFSKEFKAYIQNLKEERKREAAGEAIFPCVLEIIPECIFNKKAPIVLGVDVLEGILKVGTPVCVLQKDFTDIGRIASIRFNEKAVDHARKGQKVTIKIVGTNPEEQQKMHGRHFDNDDQLVSHITRRSIDVLKAYYRDDLSMEDWKLVLKLKTLFKIQ; this is encoded by the exons ATGGCTGGAAAGAAGGCATCCGGGCGTGATGATGAGAACGCGGCTGTGGGTGGTGGAGGGAAGTCAAGGAAGAAGGGGTTGGTGATTGGTAATGATGATCAGTATTCGATTGGTACTGAGTTGTCGGAGAAGAAGGGGAATTATGAGGGAGAGGAAGGGGAGGATGAGCAGGTGCCGGAAGTTGTGCTTGTTTCTGGGAAAAAGAAGTTGAAAGGGAGGAAGAGTGGTGCTGGTGGGAATACTGGTTTTAATTGGTCGAATTTTGGGTTATTGGGAGGTGGTGATGAGGATGataatgatggtgatgatgaggaGATATCCAAGTTGACTGGTGAGAAAGATAGTGatcaggaggaggaggatgagcCGGTTGTGAGTTttaaagggaagaaaaaggGTAAGGGCAATAAGaagagtggtggtggtggtggtagtgtGTTTAGTGCTTCGGGATTTGATGCTACCGATGATGGTGAGAATGATGGAGAGGTGATGGATAAAGATGGGGATGACGACGATGACGTGCCTGTCATTGAATTTACGGGGCAGAAGAAGAAGTCGTCAAAGGGTGGTAAGAAGGTTGCTGGGAGATTTTCATCCAAGTCTAACAAAAAGAGTGGTAATAATAAGTTTAGTGCAGCATTGCTTGATGAGAAGAGTGAAGATCAGGTGGAAGAAACTTTGAAgcatgagaagaagaagaagaataagagtGCAAGGGATGCTCAAGAAGAGGATGATTTGAATAAGATTCTTGCGGAGCTTGGTGACGCGCCACCTACTTCAAAATCCTTGGCACCACCTCCACAAGAGGAGAAACCCAATCTTCAGCCTGAACCTGTTTCAGTTCCAGATTCTGTGGCTGAGAAGGAGGGTGAAGATGAAAAAGAAGAGTCTGCTGGtgcaaagaagaggaagaagaagaagaaagagaaggagaaagagaagaaggcAGCAGCAAAGGAAGAAAGACTGGAAGAAGAAAAAGCTGAAACAAGTGAGCCAAAAAAGACTGATGCAAAGGGTAAAGGTTCTGAGAAGAAGCTTCCAAAACATGTTAGAGAGATGCAAGAGGCACTTGCTAGGCGAAAAGAAATGGAGGAGAGAAAGGCGAGGGAGGAAGAGGATAAGAGGAGgaaggaagaagaggaaagGCTAAGGCAAGAAGAACTCGAGAGGCAAGCAGAAGAGGCTAGGCGTAGGAAGAAGGAAAGGGAAAAGGAGAGACTCTTGAAGAAGAAACAGGAAGGCAAGCTTCTAACAGGGAAGCAGAAGGAAGAACAACGGCGACTAGAGTCTATGAGGTATCAAATACTTGCTAATGCAACTATTACCGTCCCTAATGCAGAAAGAGATGGTGGACCTACACGACGTCCTAGGTACCAGACTAGGAGGTCAAGACCAGTGCACGATCAAGCAAATGGTATCAGGATAGAGGAACCTGTAGAAGCTAAGGAAAAAgagcaggaggaggaggaagtaGTCCACGAGGTCGAATCCTTAGAATTAGAGAATTTTGAGCCAGTGGAGGAAGAGAAAACAGAAGTTGCTAATGTACTTGTGGAGGATGGAATggaggaagatgatgatgatgaggagtGGGATGCAAAGAGCTGGGATGATGTAAATCTCAATGTTAAGGGTgcatatgatgatgatgaggattcTGAGCCTGAACCTGTCTTGAAGAAGGAAACAAAAG CCCCTCTTGCAGCTGCACAGCCTGCAATTGCTGTGAGAAAACCTGTTACATCACAGCCAATGGACTCTCACGATGTTGAAGATAAGAAAAGTCAGGCTGGGGTCGAAGTTTCTGACAAAAACAGGAAGAAAGATGCTGCTGCGAAAAGTAAAGGAGCAGTTTCAGATGCCATCCCTCATAAAGGTGAAGAGACCCTGCGCTCACCAATTTGCTGTGTTATGGGCCATGTCGATACTGGCAAAACCAAGCTGCTGGATTATATTCGAGGTACCCATGTTCAGGAAGGGGAGGCTCGGGGTATCACACAACAGATTGGTGCAACATTCTTTCCTGTTGAGAACATACGAGACAGGACTAAGGAATTGAAAGCTGATGCAAGATTAAATGTTCCTGGTCTGCTAGTTATTGATACCCCTGGCCATGAAGCTTTCACCAATCTACGGTCACACGGTTCAGGTTTATGCGACATTGCCATTCTGGTTGTTAACATAATGCATGGCTTGGAGCCGCAAACCATAGAATCACTCAATCTTTTGAGGAAGAGGAACACGGAGTTCATTGTTGCATTAAATAag aTCGACAGACTCTATGGATGGAAAACACAACCTAATGCACCTATTAGGAAGGCATTGAAGCAGCAGTCAAAAGATGTGCAAAATGAATTCGACAGGAGGCTCATAGAG GTCATAACGCAGTTGAAGGAGCAAGGATTAAACACTGAATTGTACTATAAAAACAAGGACATGGGAGAAACTTTTAACATCGTACCTACAAGTGCGATTAG TGGAGAAGGCATTCCTGATTTGTTATTACTACTGATCCAATGGTCTCAGAAAACTATGGTTGAGAAACTCACGTTCAGAAACGAAGTGCAg TGTACGGTATTGGAGGTCAAGGTTACTAAAGGCCATGGAACAACAATTGATGTTGTGCTGGTTAATGGTGTGCTCCATGAAGGCGATCAAATTGTGTTTTGCAGCTTACAG GGTCCCATTGTTACTACAATTCGAGCTCTGCTGACGCCTCACCCAATGCAGGAACTCCGGGTTAAG gGGACATatctgcaccataaggaaatcAAGGCTGCACAAGGTATCAAGATCACTGGACAG GGCCTTGAACATGCTATTGCTGGAACTAGTCTATATGTGGTCCGGCGTGATGATGATTTGGAAGAGGTCAAGGAATCTGCAATGCAAGACATGAAGTCAGTCACGAGTCGGATTGATAGAAGTGGCGAGGGAGTTTGTGTACAAGCATCTTCCCTTGGCTCACTGGAAGCGTTGCTTGACTTCTTGAAGTCCCTGGAACCAAGCATTCCTGTTAGTGGTATAGGCATTGGCCCAGTACATAAAAAGGATGTCATCAAGGCCAGTGTAATGCTTGAGAAGAAAAAGGAGTATGCCAACATATTGGCATTTGGTGTTGAAGTGACACCTGAGGCTCGGGAACTTGCAGATAAACTAGGAGTGAAGATTTTCAAAGAGGATACCATTTATTGCTTTTCTAAAGAATTCAAGGCTTACATTCAGAATCTGAAGGAGGAAAGGAAGAGGGAAGCTGCTGGTGAAGCTATTTTCCCTTGTGTTCTTGAGATAATACCAGAGTGCATTTTCAACAAGAAAGCTCCAATCGTCTTGGGGGTTGATGTTCTTGAGGGCATACTCAAG GTTGGGACTCCAGTATGTGTTCTACAAAAAGACTTCACTGACATTGGTCGGATTGCTTCCATTCGGTTTAACGAGAAAGCAGTGGATCATGCAAGGAAAGGCCAGAAGGTGACCATAAAG ATCGTAGGCACCAATCCGGAGGAGCAGCAAAAAATGCATGGCAGGCATTTCGACAATGATGATCAATTAGTCAGCCACATTACAAGAAGGTCAATCGATGTTCTTAAAGCTTATTATCGG GATGATCTGTCTATGGAAGATTGGAAGCTGGTTCTTAAATTGAAGACCCTTTTCAAGATACAGTAA
- the LOC18108589 gene encoding uncharacterized protein LOC18108589 produces the protein MGVEDSWDTVVSPPTTTLVPLNLERDDHWRHFDNSVNAVSFGFVATAILISMFLVMAIFERFLRPRSLSSSAGTNGSSSSSSNDLEAQVVFHGKLDFPSLKMTVYEKGVSVLMPGDDVPTFLAHPAPAPCRPERMIIQPLQQHSLCHSFTSTSTSS, from the exons ATGGGCGTGGAAGATAGTTGGGATACAGTAGTGTCACCACCAACAACAACGTTAGTGCCTTTGAATTTAGAAAGAGATGATCATTGGAGACATTTTGATAATTCAGTGAATGCTGTGTCTTTTGGGTTTGTAGCTACTGCTATATTGATATCTATGTTCCTTGTTATGGCTATCTTTGAAAGGTTTTTAAGGCCAAGATCATTGTCTTCCTCTGCTGGTACTAATGgcagttcttcttcttcttctaatgaTCTTGAAGCTCAAGTTGTTTTCCATGGCAAGCTTGATTTCCCATCTCTAAAA ATGACAGTTTATGAGAAAGGGGTATCAGTCCTGATGCCCGGTGATGATGTTCCTACCTTCCTTGCACACCCAGCTCCCGCACCCTGCCGTCCCGAGCGCATGATCATACAACCACTCCAACAACATAGCCTATGCCACAGCTTCACCTCAACCTCTACTTCAAGCTAA